CGGCCCGGGTCAGGATGGTTTGGCGCTCCTTCATACATCACAATTGTGCTGCCGTTGATGAGCGGGCCGTAGACGATATAGCTGTGTCCCGTTATCCATCCGGGATCCGCCGCGCACCACCAAACATCTTCGTCCTTAATGTCGAATACATATTTGTGGGTCACGGATGTATAAAGAGTATATCCGCCATGAGTATGAAGCACGCCCTTTGGTCTTCCGGTGGTACCGGAGGTATAAAGAATAAACAGCATATCCTCGGCGTCCGTTACCTCTGTTTCACATTCACTGCCGGCATTTTCAAAGAGCTCGTGATACCAGAAATCTCTACCATCCTGCATTTCCACATCATGCTCGGTGCGCTTAACCGTGATGCAGGTTTGAATGGTGGGTGCACGTTTCATTGCTTCATTTGAAATCGCCTTTAGGTCGGTGATTTTTCCTCTTCTCCAGCCGCCGTCGGCTGTGATCAGTAGTCGGCTTTGAGCATCGCCGATCCGCTGAGAAAGCGCTTCAGCGCTGAATCCGCCGTAAACTACACTATGAGCGGCACCGATTTTTGCGCAGGCGAGCATAGCGAAAGCCAATTCGGGAATTTGCGGCATATAGATGGTTACGATATCGCCTTTATTTACGCCCTTATCTTTTAGAATGTTGGCGAATTTTGAGACTTCTTCGTTGAGCTCTTTGTAAGTGAATTTGCGCGAATCACCCGGTTCACCTTCCCAAATGATAGCGGTTTTTTCAGCAGTTTCATTTTGCTGATGCCTGTCAACGGCATTAGCAACGATATTAATTTTTCCTCCGGTGAACCACTTATAAAACGGCTTCTCTGATTCATCTAAAACGGTATTCCATTTTTTATACCAGCTGAGTTTTTCAGCCTCATCCGCCCAAAAACCCTCTCTGTCTTCAATAGATTTTTTATACAGGGCATCGTAGTCCTTAATAATAGCTTGATCTACAACTTCGTCAGACGGGTTGAACAGCTCGCTGTGTTCAGCAGTAGTTGTTATTGAATCATCATTAGCCATCTGTTCCTCCGGTCAACTGCATAAATTTATTAAAAAGTAGGATAGATATTAACAAAAATTCAGCCGAAAATGCAAGTTTTATCACTAAATCAATACCCTAACA
This Candidatus Neomarinimicrobiota bacterium DNA region includes the following protein-coding sequences:
- the acs gene encoding acetate--CoA ligase; translation: MANDDSITTTAEHSELFNPSDEVVDQAIIKDYDALYKKSIEDREGFWADEAEKLSWYKKWNTVLDESEKPFYKWFTGGKINIVANAVDRHQQNETAEKTAIIWEGEPGDSRKFTYKELNEEVSKFANILKDKGVNKGDIVTIYMPQIPELAFAMLACAKIGAAHSVVYGGFSAEALSQRIGDAQSRLLITADGGWRRGKITDLKAISNEAMKRAPTIQTCITVKRTEHDVEMQDGRDFWYHELFENAGSECETEVTDAEDMLFILYTSGTTGRPKGVLHTHGGYTLYTSVTHKYVFDIKDEDVWWCAADPGWITGHSYIVYGPLINGSTIVMYEGAPNHPDPGRWWQMIEKYGINILYTSPTAIRGLMRFGDEWPEKYDLSSLRLLGSVGEPINPEAWKWYHRVIGKGKCPIMDTWWQTETGGFVITPLPITPLKPGSATKPFFGNEVGVVDDDGNDVGVGEEGKLVLKAPWPGMARTIYGDPERYKEVYWKDYEKQGWYKTGDSARIDSDGYVWIIGRIDDVIKVSGYRLGTAEIESALVSHKSVSEAAAIGLPHELKGNAIHAFVILNAGLESSDELRDELSQHVRDEIGPIARPESIEFVDSLPKTRSGKIMRRVLKARALGEDEGDLSTLEE